A single region of the Caballeronia insecticola genome encodes:
- a CDS encoding dihydrodipicolinate synthase family protein — MSSLANPRYRGIFPVVPTTFTDSGELDIESQKRAVDFMIDAGSDGLAILANFSEQFSLTDDERDILTRTILEHVAGRVPVIVTTSHYGTRVCIERSRRAQELGAAMIMAMPPYHGATFRVPEAAIYEFYARLSDALTIPIMIQDAPAAGTLLSAPFLARMAREIEQVSYFKIETPGAANKLRELIRLGGEAIEGPWDGEEAITLLADLNAGATGSMTGGGFADGIRPIIEAHREGRIDEAFDRYQQWLPLINHENRQAGLLAAKALMKEGGVIACELPRHPLPAMARETRDELIAIARRLDPLVLRWAQ; from the coding sequence ATGAGCAGTCTTGCCAATCCACGCTATCGCGGCATCTTTCCGGTCGTGCCGACGACCTTCACCGACTCCGGCGAACTCGATATCGAGAGCCAGAAACGCGCAGTCGATTTCATGATCGATGCAGGGTCTGACGGTCTCGCGATCCTCGCCAACTTCTCCGAGCAGTTCTCGCTGACCGACGACGAGCGCGACATCCTCACGCGCACGATCCTCGAACATGTCGCGGGCCGCGTACCGGTGATCGTCACGACTTCGCATTACGGTACGCGCGTGTGCATCGAGCGCAGTCGTCGCGCGCAGGAACTGGGCGCTGCAATGATCATGGCGATGCCGCCGTATCACGGCGCGACCTTTCGCGTGCCCGAAGCGGCCATCTACGAGTTCTACGCGCGCCTTTCGGATGCACTGACGATTCCCATCATGATTCAGGACGCGCCCGCTGCGGGCACGTTGCTGTCGGCGCCGTTTCTCGCGCGTATGGCGCGTGAAATCGAACAGGTGTCGTACTTCAAGATCGAGACGCCGGGCGCGGCGAACAAGCTGCGTGAACTGATCCGTCTCGGTGGCGAAGCAATCGAAGGGCCGTGGGATGGCGAAGAAGCCATCACGCTGCTGGCCGATCTGAACGCGGGCGCAACCGGCTCGATGACGGGCGGCGGCTTTGCCGACGGCATTCGTCCGATCATCGAGGCGCATCGCGAAGGGCGCATCGACGAAGCGTTCGATCGCTATCAGCAATGGCTTCCGCTCATCAATCACGAGAACCGGCAAGCGGGCCTGCTCGCGGCGAAGGCGCTGATGAAAGAGGGGGGCGTGATCGCGTGCGAGTTGCCGCGTCATCCGTTGCCGGCAATGGCGCGCGAAACGCGTGACGAACTCATCGCCATTGCGCGGCGTCTCGATCCGCTCGTGTTGCGCTGGGCACAATAG
- a CDS encoding MFS transporter, with the protein MKYDAVATLDRAAPATDNVSEREDGTEQRIVGMLVRKLMPFLALIYVVAYIDRTVVGFAKLHMNAAVGLSDAAYGLGAGLFFIGYFLCEVPSNLALERFGARVWFARILATWGVITMAMALTRGPMSFYALRFLLGAAEAGLYPGILYFLTKWFPLRHRARIIGLLVLAQPLAGIITGPLAGWVLSTQGWFGMSNWQTLFVVSGLPAVLLALPTLRVLPESPAHARWLAPAARAWIERELAKDRAAYALKSHGKPLAALKDKRVLLLALLFLPFPLAIYGLSLWLPTIIKGFGVSDSMTGLLSAVPYLFAVVGLCIVPRHSDKRRERYWHIAAVTSFGALMLAASAWAGSAPLQFAFICMAAFSLYAIQPVVWALPGQFLSGASAAVGIAAINSIGNLGGYFGPAGVGAIKEHTGSLAAGLYFLASTLLVAVAVTFVVRAALDKPRAQ; encoded by the coding sequence ATGAAATACGACGCTGTAGCCACGCTCGATCGTGCCGCACCCGCGACGGACAACGTGAGCGAGCGCGAAGACGGCACGGAGCAACGCATCGTCGGCATGCTGGTTCGCAAGCTGATGCCGTTTCTCGCGCTGATTTATGTGGTCGCCTATATCGATCGCACCGTCGTGGGCTTTGCAAAACTGCACATGAACGCCGCCGTTGGTTTGAGCGATGCGGCTTACGGTCTCGGCGCGGGCCTGTTCTTCATCGGCTATTTCCTGTGCGAAGTGCCGAGCAATCTCGCACTGGAGCGCTTCGGCGCGCGGGTATGGTTCGCGCGCATTCTAGCCACATGGGGCGTCATCACGATGGCCATGGCGTTGACGCGCGGCCCGATGAGCTTTTATGCGCTGCGCTTTCTGCTCGGCGCTGCGGAGGCGGGGCTTTATCCCGGCATCCTGTACTTCCTGACGAAATGGTTTCCGCTGCGTCATCGTGCGCGCATCATCGGCTTGCTGGTGCTTGCGCAACCGCTCGCCGGCATCATCACCGGGCCGCTTGCGGGCTGGGTTTTGTCGACGCAAGGCTGGTTCGGCATGTCGAACTGGCAGACCTTGTTTGTCGTGAGCGGCTTGCCCGCCGTGCTGCTCGCGTTGCCGACGCTGCGTGTGTTGCCCGAATCGCCCGCGCACGCGCGCTGGCTCGCACCGGCGGCTCGCGCATGGATCGAGCGTGAGCTTGCCAAAGACCGCGCCGCGTACGCGCTCAAATCGCACGGCAAACCGCTCGCTGCGTTGAAGGACAAGCGCGTGTTGTTGCTCGCGCTGCTGTTCCTGCCGTTTCCGCTCGCGATCTACGGCCTGTCGCTGTGGCTGCCGACGATCATCAAGGGCTTCGGCGTCAGCGATTCGATGACGGGTCTGCTTTCCGCCGTGCCGTATCTCTTCGCGGTGGTCGGCTTGTGCATCGTCCCGCGCCATTCCGACAAAAGGCGCGAACGCTACTGGCACATCGCGGCCGTGACGAGCTTCGGTGCATTGATGCTGGCCGCGAGCGCATGGGCGGGCAGCGCGCCGTTGCAGTTCGCGTTCATCTGCATGGCCGCGTTTTCGCTGTATGCGATTCAGCCGGTCGTATGGGCGTTGCCGGGACAATTCCTGAGCGGCGCGAGTGCGGCGGTGGGCATTGCGGCGATCAACTCCATCGGTAATCTCGGCGGCTATTTTGGCCCGGCCGGCGTCGGTGCAATCAAGGAGCACACGGGCAGCCTCGCGGCCGGCCTGTATTTTCTTGCGTCGACGCTGCTTGTCGCGGTCGCCGTTACCTTCGTGGTGCGCGCCGCGCTCGACAAACCGCGCGCGCAGTGA
- a CDS encoding IlvD/Edd family dehydratase, whose product MSASKPKLRSAQWFGTNDKNGFMYRSWMKNQGIPDHEFDGRPVIGICNTWSELTPCNAHFRKIAEHVKRGVYEAGGFPVEFPVFSNGESNLRPTAMLTRNLAAMDVEEAIRGNPIDAVVLLTGCDKTTPALLMGAASCDVPAIVVTGGPMLNGKLDGKNIGSGTAVWQLHESLKAGEIDLHQFLSAEAGMSRSAGTCNTMGTASTMACMAEALGTSLPHNAAIPAVDARRYVLAHMSGIRIVEMALEGLTLSKILTREAFENAIRTNAAIGGSTNAVIHLKAIAGRIGVPLELEDWTRIGRDTPTIVDLMPSGRFLMEEFYYAGGLPAVLRRLGEANLIPHPDALTVNGKSLWENVKTAPITNDEVVRKLDNPLIEDGGIRVLRGNLAPRGAVLKPSAATPELLKHRGRAVVFENLEHYKERIVDESLDVDKNSVLVLKNCGPKGYPGMAEVGNMGLPPKLLRQGVKDMVRISDARMSGTAYGTVVLHVAPEAAAGGPLAAVRDGDWIELDSDAGTLHLDISDDELARRMRDHEAPRVHGEGGYQRLYVDHVLQADEGCDLDFLVGKRGAAVPRHSH is encoded by the coding sequence ATGTCCGCATCGAAGCCCAAGCTGCGCTCCGCGCAATGGTTCGGCACCAATGACAAGAACGGCTTCATGTATCGAAGCTGGATGAAGAACCAGGGCATTCCGGATCACGAGTTCGACGGCAGGCCGGTCATCGGCATCTGCAATACGTGGTCGGAACTCACGCCTTGCAACGCGCACTTTCGCAAGATCGCCGAGCACGTTAAGCGTGGCGTATATGAAGCGGGCGGCTTTCCGGTCGAATTTCCCGTGTTCTCGAATGGCGAATCGAACCTGCGCCCGACCGCCATGCTCACGCGCAATCTCGCGGCGATGGACGTGGAAGAAGCGATCCGCGGCAATCCCATCGATGCGGTCGTGCTGCTCACCGGATGCGATAAAACCACGCCCGCGCTGCTGATGGGCGCGGCGAGTTGCGACGTCCCCGCGATCGTCGTGACCGGCGGCCCGATGCTCAACGGCAAGCTCGACGGCAAGAACATCGGCTCGGGCACGGCCGTGTGGCAACTACACGAATCGTTGAAGGCGGGCGAGATCGATCTGCATCAGTTTCTCTCGGCCGAAGCGGGCATGTCGCGCTCGGCGGGAACGTGCAACACCATGGGCACTGCATCGACGATGGCGTGCATGGCCGAAGCGCTCGGCACGTCCTTGCCGCACAACGCCGCGATTCCCGCCGTCGATGCACGCCGTTACGTGCTCGCGCATATGTCGGGCATTCGCATCGTGGAGATGGCGCTCGAAGGCTTGACGCTTTCGAAGATCCTCACGCGCGAAGCCTTCGAGAACGCGATCCGCACGAACGCGGCGATCGGCGGCTCGACCAACGCAGTGATTCACCTGAAGGCGATTGCGGGCCGCATCGGCGTGCCGCTCGAACTGGAAGACTGGACGCGCATCGGCCGCGATACGCCCACCATCGTCGATCTGATGCCGTCGGGCCGCTTCCTCATGGAAGAGTTCTATTACGCGGGCGGCTTGCCCGCCGTGTTGCGGCGACTGGGCGAAGCGAACCTGATTCCGCATCCCGATGCGCTGACCGTCAACGGCAAGTCGCTTTGGGAGAACGTGAAGACCGCGCCCATCACGAACGATGAAGTGGTTCGTAAGCTCGACAATCCGTTGATCGAAGATGGCGGCATTCGCGTGTTGCGCGGCAATCTCGCGCCGCGCGGCGCGGTGCTCAAGCCTTCCGCCGCGACGCCCGAATTGCTCAAGCATCGTGGCCGCGCGGTCGTGTTCGAGAACCTGGAGCATTACAAGGAGCGTATCGTCGACGAGTCGCTCGATGTCGACAAGAACTCCGTGCTCGTGTTGAAGAACTGCGGCCCCAAGGGTTATCCCGGCATGGCCGAAGTGGGCAACATGGGCTTGCCGCCGAAGCTGCTTCGTCAGGGCGTGAAAGACATGGTGCGTATCTCCGATGCGCGCATGAGCGGCACCGCTTACGGCACGGTGGTACTGCACGTCGCGCCGGAAGCGGCAGCGGGCGGGCCGCTCGCCGCCGTGCGCGACGGCGACTGGATCGAACTCGACAGCGACGCGGGCACGCTGCATCTCGACATCAGCGATGACGAACTCGCGCGCCGCATGCGCGATCACGAAGCACCGCGCGTGCACGGCGAGGGCGGTTATCAACGGCTGTATGTCGATCACGTGCTGCAGGCCGACGAAGGATGCGATCTCGACTTCCTCGTTGGCAAACGCGGCGCGGCCGTGCCGAGACATTCGCACTGA
- a CDS encoding LysR substrate-binding domain-containing protein, with amino-acid sequence MLLTSSPSAMRSRLKTRQLLLVVALAEEGNIHRAAAALNMTQPAASKTLRELEETLGVTLFTREPRGVRPTLYGDAIIRHARAVLGSIDQAQEELVALKSGRLGHVSIGAITSPGVRLLPAAVAAVKRLHADIRISVEIDSSTTLLERLSQDKLDIVIGRLSAEHDKVQLRYEPLASEPARAVVRAGHPLLKKKKLSLSDAQRAAWLVPPTGSVLRHRFEVMFQRASLAPPSNVVETAAILFVTQLLEQSDMIAVLAEDVARYYERHGIVAMLPLPMDCQMDDFGIVTRADRLYTPAAEVMIDALRTAARNAYDDQAVAAISTGTR; translated from the coding sequence ATGCTGCTTACTTCCAGCCCTTCAGCCATGCGCAGCCGCCTCAAGACGCGGCAACTTTTGCTCGTCGTCGCGCTGGCGGAGGAAGGCAATATTCATCGCGCGGCGGCCGCGCTCAACATGACGCAGCCCGCCGCGTCGAAAACGTTGCGTGAACTCGAAGAAACGCTCGGCGTCACGCTGTTCACGCGCGAGCCACGCGGCGTACGTCCCACACTATATGGCGATGCGATCATCCGGCATGCGCGCGCCGTGCTTGGCAGCATCGATCAGGCTCAGGAAGAACTCGTCGCGCTCAAGTCGGGGCGGCTCGGGCATGTAAGTATCGGCGCGATCACATCGCCGGGCGTGCGCTTGTTGCCCGCTGCGGTTGCGGCAGTGAAGCGCCTGCATGCCGACATCCGCATTTCCGTCGAGATCGATTCGAGTACTACGCTGCTCGAACGTCTCTCGCAAGATAAGCTCGATATCGTGATCGGCCGGCTTTCTGCCGAGCACGACAAAGTACAGCTTCGTTATGAACCGCTCGCAAGCGAACCGGCTCGCGCGGTCGTGCGTGCAGGACATCCGTTGTTGAAGAAGAAGAAGCTGTCGTTGAGCGATGCGCAACGGGCCGCGTGGCTCGTGCCGCCGACGGGCAGCGTGCTGCGGCATCGTTTCGAAGTGATGTTTCAACGCGCGAGCCTCGCGCCGCCGTCGAATGTTGTCGAGACCGCGGCCATTCTCTTCGTCACGCAGTTGCTCGAACAAAGCGACATGATCGCCGTGCTCGCCGAAGATGTCGCGCGCTATTACGAACGACACGGCATCGTCGCAATGTTGCCGTTGCCGATGGATTGCCAGATGGACGACTTCGGCATCGTCACACGGGCGGACCGGCTATACACGCCTGCAGCCGAAGTGATGATCGATGCGTTGCGCACGGCGGCGCGCAACGCATACGACGATCAGGCGGTCGCTGCGATCTCGACCGGCACGCGATAA
- a CDS encoding indolepyruvate ferredoxin oxidoreductase family protein, with protein MNAPDRAALAAANISLDDKYTLEKGRVYISGTQALVRLPMLQKARDRKAGLNTAGFISGYRGSPLGALDQSLWKAKQHLKDNDIVFQPGVNEDLAATSIWGTQQVNLWPGATRDGVFGMWYGKGPGVDRTGDVFKHANSAGTDAHGGVLVLAGDDHAAKSSSVAHQSDHAFIAAGIPVLYPSNVQEYLDYGLHGWAMSRYSGLWVAMKCVTDVVESTASIDLDPDRVEIVTPTDYAMPEGGLNIRWPDSPLAQEARLLDEKWYAALAYVRANKLNRVVLDSDKPRFGIITAGKAYLDVRQALVDLGLDDATCAQIGLRVLKVGCVWPLDAQDARAFATGLEEILVVEEKRQILEYALKEELYNWREDVRPRIYGKFDERDNEGGEWSVPRGNWLLPAHYELSPALIAKAIARRLARADLPGDVRARMLARVETIEAKEREAIKPRVDVERKPWFCSGCPHNTSTRVPEGSRALAGIGCHYMSMWMDRKTETFSQMGGEGVAWIGQMHFSGDKHVFVNLGDGTYFHSGLLAVRAAIAANANITYKILYNDAVAMTGGQPVDGVLTVPQIAHQVFAEGAKRIVIVTDEPQKYDAKIVLPDGVSVHHRDELDRIQRELRDTQGTTVLIYDQTCATEKRRRRKRGTYPDPARRAFINDAVCEGCGDCSVQSNCLSVEPLDTSLGTKRKINQSSCNKDFSCVKGFCPSFVTAEGAQVRKPKAAAGQKPAFDTLPLPTLPALTKPYGVLVTGVGGTGVVTIGGLIGMAAHIERKGVTVLDMAGLAQKGGAVLSHVQIAPEPRALHATRIATGEARLVIGCDAIVSASNDVLSRTRHGITQAAINSGATPTAEFVTNAQWSFPGAQTEQALSDSIGAGCAFIDANALALKLLGDTLYSNPLLLGFAWQKGWLPLELASLKRAIELNGVAVDKNLLAFDWGRYVAQHGTGDLIKPTQQAIVVKMPESIEQVIATREALLTAYQNEAYAHAYRGVVERIREKEKQLKGHAKLPLTRAVAVNLAKLMAYKDEYEVARLYADPVYLDKLREQFEGEPGRDYTLTFHLAPPLFARHDEHGHLVKQRFGAWMLPAFRMLAKLKRLRGTPFDVFGKTAERRAERQLIEDYLALVDEFCATLDEDRLDIALQLAKLPDEIRGFGHVKERNMAAVATKRERLIERYRVPVEIAATA; from the coding sequence ATGAACGCACCCGATCGTGCTGCGCTAGCCGCCGCCAATATCTCGCTGGACGACAAATACACGCTGGAGAAAGGCCGCGTCTATATCAGCGGCACGCAGGCGCTGGTGCGTCTGCCGATGCTGCAGAAGGCGCGTGACCGCAAGGCCGGGCTGAATACGGCGGGCTTCATTTCGGGCTATCGCGGTTCGCCGCTCGGCGCGCTCGATCAGTCGCTGTGGAAGGCGAAGCAGCATCTGAAAGACAACGACATCGTGTTTCAGCCAGGGGTAAACGAGGATCTCGCGGCCACGTCGATCTGGGGCACGCAGCAGGTCAACTTGTGGCCGGGTGCCACGCGCGACGGCGTGTTCGGCATGTGGTACGGCAAGGGCCCGGGCGTGGACCGTACCGGCGACGTCTTCAAGCACGCAAATTCCGCAGGCACCGATGCCCACGGCGGCGTGCTTGTCCTCGCGGGTGACGACCATGCGGCGAAGTCGTCGTCGGTTGCGCATCAGTCGGATCATGCGTTCATCGCGGCGGGCATTCCGGTGCTGTATCCGTCGAATGTTCAGGAGTATCTCGACTACGGCCTGCATGGCTGGGCGATGAGCCGCTACTCGGGTCTGTGGGTCGCGATGAAGTGCGTGACCGATGTCGTCGAATCCACCGCATCGATCGATCTCGATCCGGACCGCGTGGAGATCGTCACGCCCACCGATTACGCGATGCCCGAAGGCGGCCTCAACATCCGCTGGCCCGATTCGCCGCTCGCGCAAGAAGCGCGTCTGCTCGACGAGAAATGGTACGCGGCGCTGGCGTACGTGCGCGCGAACAAGCTGAACCGCGTCGTGCTCGATTCGGACAAGCCGCGCTTCGGCATCATCACGGCGGGCAAGGCGTATCTCGATGTGCGTCAGGCGCTCGTCGATCTCGGTCTCGACGATGCAACCTGCGCGCAGATCGGCCTGCGCGTGCTGAAGGTGGGCTGCGTGTGGCCGCTCGATGCGCAAGATGCACGCGCGTTCGCAACAGGTCTCGAAGAGATTCTCGTCGTCGAAGAGAAGCGGCAGATTCTCGAATATGCCTTGAAAGAAGAGCTTTATAACTGGCGCGAGGACGTGCGTCCGCGCATCTACGGCAAGTTCGATGAACGCGATAACGAAGGCGGCGAATGGTCCGTTCCGCGCGGCAACTGGCTCTTGCCGGCGCATTACGAGTTGTCGCCCGCGCTGATCGCGAAGGCCATCGCACGCCGTCTCGCACGCGCGGACCTGCCCGGCGATGTGCGCGCGCGCATGCTCGCGCGTGTCGAGACGATCGAAGCGAAGGAGCGCGAGGCGATCAAGCCGCGCGTCGATGTCGAGCGCAAGCCGTGGTTCTGCTCGGGCTGTCCGCACAATACGTCGACGCGCGTGCCCGAAGGCTCGCGCGCGCTTGCGGGCATCGGTTGCCATTACATGTCGATGTGGATGGACCGCAAGACCGAGACGTTCAGCCAGATGGGCGGCGAGGGCGTCGCGTGGATCGGGCAAATGCATTTCTCGGGCGACAAGCACGTGTTCGTCAATCTCGGCGACGGCACGTATTTTCATTCGGGCCTGCTCGCGGTGCGTGCGGCGATCGCGGCGAACGCGAACATCACCTACAAGATTCTCTATAACGATGCGGTCGCGATGACCGGCGGCCAACCCGTCGACGGCGTGCTCACGGTGCCGCAAATCGCGCATCAGGTCTTCGCGGAAGGGGCGAAGCGCATTGTCATCGTGACGGACGAGCCGCAGAAATACGATGCGAAAATCGTATTGCCGGATGGCGTGAGCGTGCATCATCGCGACGAGCTGGATCGCATTCAGCGCGAGTTGCGCGATACGCAAGGCACGACCGTGCTCATCTACGATCAGACCTGCGCGACGGAAAAGCGCCGCCGCCGCAAGCGCGGCACGTATCCCGATCCGGCGCGTCGCGCGTTCATCAACGACGCGGTATGCGAAGGCTGCGGCGATTGCTCGGTGCAATCGAATTGTCTTTCGGTCGAGCCGCTGGATACGTCGCTCGGCACCAAGCGCAAGATCAATCAGTCGTCCTGCAACAAGGACTTTTCGTGCGTGAAGGGCTTTTGCCCGAGCTTCGTCACTGCCGAAGGCGCGCAGGTTCGCAAGCCGAAAGCCGCCGCCGGACAGAAGCCCGCATTCGACACGCTGCCGTTGCCGACTCTGCCCGCATTGACGAAGCCTTATGGCGTTCTCGTGACCGGCGTGGGCGGCACGGGCGTCGTGACCATCGGCGGATTGATCGGCATGGCGGCGCATATCGAGCGCAAGGGCGTGACCGTGCTCGACATGGCCGGTCTCGCCCAGAAAGGCGGCGCGGTGCTGAGCCACGTGCAGATCGCGCCGGAGCCGCGCGCGCTGCACGCGACACGCATCGCGACCGGCGAAGCGCGGCTCGTGATCGGCTGCGACGCTATCGTGTCCGCCTCGAACGATGTGCTCTCGCGCACGCGACATGGCATCACGCAAGCCGCCATCAACAGCGGCGCAACGCCGACGGCCGAGTTCGTCACCAATGCGCAGTGGAGCTTTCCGGGCGCGCAGACGGAACAGGCGCTGTCGGACAGCATCGGTGCGGGATGCGCATTCATCGATGCCAATGCGCTCGCGTTGAAACTGCTCGGCGACACGCTCTATTCGAATCCGTTGCTGCTTGGTTTCGCGTGGCAGAAAGGCTGGTTGCCGCTCGAACTCGCGAGCCTGAAGCGCGCAATCGAACTGAACGGCGTGGCGGTGGACAAGAACCTGCTGGCATTCGATTGGGGACGCTATGTCGCGCAACACGGCACGGGCGATCTGATCAAGCCGACGCAGCAGGCCATCGTCGTGAAGATGCCCGAGTCCATCGAGCAGGTCATTGCGACGCGCGAGGCTTTGCTCACCGCCTATCAAAACGAAGCGTACGCGCATGCGTATCGCGGTGTGGTCGAACGCATTCGCGAGAAGGAAAAGCAGTTGAAGGGTCATGCAAAGCTTCCGCTCACGCGCGCCGTCGCCGTGAATCTCGCGAAGCTCATGGCTTACAAGGACGAATACGAAGTCGCGCGTCTCTATGCCGATCCCGTTTATCTCGACAAACTGCGCGAGCAGTTCGAAGGCGAGCCGGGCCGCGACTACACGCTGACGTTCCATCTCGCGCCGCCGCTCTTCGCCAGGCACGATGAGCACGGCCATCTCGTGAAGCAGCGTTTCGGCGCGTGGATGCTGCCGGCGTTCCGCATGCTTGCGAAGCTGAAGCGTCTGCGCGGCACGCCGTTCGATGTGTTCGGCAAGACGGCCGAACGCCGCGCGGAGCGTCAGCTGATCGAAGACTACCTCGCACTCGTCGATGAATTCTGCGCGACGCTCGACGAAGATCGTCTGGATATCGCGCTGCAACTTGCAAAGCTTCCCGACGAAATTCGCGGCTTCGGTCACGTGAAGGAACGCAACATGGCGGCCGTTGCCACGAAGCGCGAGCGCCTGATCGAACGTTATCGCGTGCCGGTCGAGATCGCAGCGACCGCCTGA
- a CDS encoding LysR family transcriptional regulator — MAFDLTLRQLRYFVAAAQTGQFSMAAANEHVSQSAITNAVLALEGALGTKLFERLPQGVALTPDGQDFHNHARRVLDAARDAMHEPRFRSHDMRGVARIAASYTVLGYFLPELLARFRATYPFIDFDLRDMERPQIEEAVASGEVDIGVVLLSNMQRASRFGSQVLIRSRRQLWVAPTHPLAQQHTVSLKDIAAHPYIMITVDEGEHSTMRYWHKKRIEPNIAFRTSSMEALRGLVAHGFGVTVLSDMVFRPWSLEGKRIEARPVHDVIPHMEAGMIWRKGATLSGPATALQQFLIHACGG; from the coding sequence ATGGCGTTCGATCTCACCCTTCGGCAACTGCGCTATTTCGTGGCCGCCGCGCAGACCGGCCAGTTTTCGATGGCGGCGGCGAACGAGCACGTCTCGCAATCGGCGATCACCAACGCAGTTCTGGCCCTCGAAGGCGCGCTCGGCACGAAGCTGTTCGAACGTTTGCCGCAAGGCGTCGCGCTGACGCCGGACGGGCAGGATTTCCATAATCACGCGCGCCGCGTGCTCGACGCCGCCCGCGATGCAATGCACGAACCGCGCTTCCGCTCGCACGACATGCGCGGCGTTGCACGCATTGCGGCGTCCTATACGGTGCTCGGGTACTTTTTGCCGGAACTGCTTGCGCGCTTTCGTGCGACGTATCCGTTCATCGACTTCGATCTGCGCGACATGGAGCGGCCGCAGATCGAAGAAGCAGTGGCGAGCGGCGAAGTGGATATCGGCGTCGTGCTGCTCTCGAACATGCAGCGCGCGAGCCGTTTCGGCAGTCAGGTATTGATCCGCTCGCGGCGGCAACTCTGGGTCGCGCCGACGCATCCGCTCGCGCAGCAGCACACGGTATCGCTGAAAGACATCGCCGCGCATCCGTACATCATGATCACCGTCGACGAAGGCGAACATTCGACGATGCGTTACTGGCACAAGAAGCGCATCGAACCGAACATTGCATTTCGCACGAGTTCGATGGAAGCGCTGCGCGGACTCGTGGCGCATGGCTTCGGCGTGACGGTGCTGTCGGACATGGTGTTTCGTCCGTGGTCGCTCGAAGGCAAGCGCATCGAGGCGCGGCCCGTGCACGATGTCATTCCGCACATGGAAGCCGGCATGATCTGGCGCAAAGGTGCCACCTTGAGCGGTCCGGCAACCGCCCTTCAGCAGTTCCTGATTCACGCCTGCGGCGGCTGA